Within Sphingobium sp. EP60837, the genomic segment TTCCTGTCGGCAGCAGCAGCGCGTCGCCTGCGCTCACCTTCACCTCGCGCCCACCTGGTCCACCGATCATCAGCCGCGCGGAGCCGGCGGCGATCCCCAGCACTTCATGCGCGGTCGAATGATAATGATGATAATCATAGATGCCATCGCGCCACTGCGCGGGCCAGCCATGGCGGGCGAAGGCGTCCTCGAACGCGCTGGCCGTTTCTTCGCAGGATGCCGGGGCGAGCGCACGCCGGTAGAGGATGACCGGCAACCGTCCGTTGTTCGGCACCCAATCATGTTCGGCCATCAAATAGGTTTCAACCTGCACCCATGCCTCCTTCGTTAATCGGGGGTGAAAGCGCCGGACCGGGCATGTCGATCCATCGGCCATCCTTATTTGCCGAACTTGAAAGCGGCGGCCGCCCACGCCATCTGTCCGGCGGCCAAATTCACAGGAGGGCATGAAAGACCGCCATGACGAACCCGACCGACGTTGCTCCGGAAACCCGCCCATTCGAGGCGGACGTAGCCAAATTGCTGCACCTGATGGTGCATTCGGTGTATTCGGACAAGGATGTGTTCCTGCGCGAACTCATCTCCAACGCTGCCGACGCGTGCGAAAAGCTGCGCTATGAAAGCCTGAGCGATCCCGCCCTGGCCGCCAGCGAGGGCGCGAAGGTCACCGTCACGCTCGATCCCGACGCCCGGCAGATCATCGTTGAAGATAATGGCATCGGCATGAGCGAGGCGGAACTGGCCGAAGCGCTCGGCACCATTGCGCGGTCGGGGACGAAGGCGTTCATGGACCGCATCGCCTCCGCGAAGGAGGCGGAAGGCACCCAGCTCATCGGCCAGTTCGGCGTCGGTTTCTATTCCGCCTTCATGGTCGCCGATCGCGTGGACGTCTTCTCGCGCCGCGCGGGGTCCGATCAGGCCGCGCATTGGTCGTCGGATGGGCTTGGCGCCTACAGCGTTCAGCCCGCCGATGTGGCCCAAGCGCCCGACCATGGCACGCGTGTCATCCTGCACCTGAAGGATGACGCCGCCTCCTACACCGAACGCTATCGCACGCAGCAGATCATCAAGGATCAGTCGGGCCATGTCCCGGTGCCGATCTTCCTCAAGGAAAAGCCCGATGCGGAAGCGGAGCAGGTCGCCGACGGCGCGGCGCTCTGGACCAAGCCCAAGAGCGAGATCAGCGCCGAAGAATATACTGACTTCTACCGCAGCGTGGCGGGCCAGTTCGACCAGCCCGCGCTGACGCTGCATTACCGGGCGGAGGGGCTGCATGAATATGCGGTGCTCGCCTTCATTCCCGAAATGAAGCCCTTCGACCTGTTCGATCCTGACCGGACAGGCCGCATGAAGCTCTATGTCCGCCGCGTCTTCATCACAGACGAGGCCGAAATCCTGCCGCGTTACCTGCGCTTCGTACGCGGCCTCGTCGATTCCAGCGACCTGCCGCTCAACGTCTCGCGCGAAATGATCCAGCAGAGCCCGGTCCTTGCCGCGATCCAGAAGGGGGTCAGCAACCGCATCCTGTCCGAACTGGAAAAGCTCTCCGCCAATGACGGGGAAGCCTATATCAAATTCTGGGACAATTTTGGCGCGGTCCTGAAGGAAGGGCTTTATGAGGACTTCGCCCGCCGCGAGCAGCTGCTTGGCCTCGCCCGCTTCAAATCCACGGTCTCCGGCGAAGGCTGGCGCTCGCTGAAGGATTATGCGGAAGGGATGAAGGAGAACCAGACGGCGATCTATTATGCCACCGGCTCCGATCTCGACCGCCTGGCCTCTTCGCCGCAACTGGAAGGTTTCCGGGCGCGCGGGATCGAGGTGCTGCTCCTCACCGATCAGGTGGACAGCTTCTGGGTCTCCGCTGGCGTCGATTATGATGGAAAGCCGTTCAAGTCGGTGACGCAGGGTCTCGCGGACCTTGGCCTCATCCCCCTGGGCGAAGGGGAAACGGCCGCGCCCGCCGCTTCGGAAGAAGTGACCGGCTTCATCACCTTCGCCAAGGATCTGCTGAAGGATGAGGTGTCCGACGTTCGCGCCTCGGAGCGTTTGACCGAAAGCCCGGTCTGCCTGGTCGCGGCCGAACATGGCATGGACCGCCAGCTTGAAAAGCTGCTCGCGGCTGCCGGTCGCGGCGGCGCGGCCTCCGCTCCGGTGCTGGAACTCAATCCCCGGCACGCTCTCATCGCGAAGCTGAGCGCGCTTCAGGATGACTCTGCCCTGCGCGAGGATGCCGCCAGGCTGCTGCTGGACGAAGCCCGCATCGCCGATGGCGAACTGCCCGCCGATCCGCGCGCCTTTGCCGAACGGCTCGGCCGGGTGATGGCCCGGGCGCTCGGCTGATCCATAATGGCTGGCCCGGTTCGCCGGGCCAGCCCATCAGGCCATGGTCACGAAAATCTCCGCTTCGATCATCCAATCCCCGCCAATATTGCGCCATTTCGCACTATAGGTGCCCGACGCTACCGGCGTACCCGACTCCGCCGCCACCCCCGTCCATTCTCCATGCTCCAGCGCGATCGGCTCGACGGGGGAGGGGAGGATGCTCGTCGGCGTCCGCGTATAGATGGTGCGATCGGGCGCCGCGAACTCCTGCTTCCACGCCAAAAGCTGCGCTTTCCGGCCGGAAAGCACCGCACTGTCGCTGCCGGTAACAAGGACCGCGTCCTGCGCCAGCAGCGGGCCGATGGCGGTCAGGTCACCTTCCGCCAGCGCTCTATTGAACGCGGCGCGGCGCAGGCGGATGGCAAGGTCTATGGATGGGTCCACGAGCATATCCTATTTGATCCTAATTGACGGATATGCCCGCCATTCCGTCCCAGGCAAGTTTAACTCGCTACTTCATTCTTGAAAAACCGGCCGCCGCCCTTTCGCATCATTTCGGCGGACCTTCGCTAGAGCTGGGAACGCAGCCCCGCCAAGGCCGTTAGCTCCCCGGAACACAGCATAGGAGGCGGATCATGGATGCCCGGCGTGTTAGTCTTAGCCTTGGTCTATTTTCGATCGCTCTCGGCGTCGTGGAAGTCGCCGCGACCCGCCGCATCGCCCGCGCCTTGGGCAATGATCATCGTATAGGCCGCGCTACGTTGCGAGCCTTCGGCGCACGCGAAATGCTGGCGGGTGCAGGATTGCTCGCCGCTCCCGCCCATTCGACCCTTGTCTGGAACCGTGTTGCAGGCGACGCTCTGGACCTCGCCGCGCTTGGCCTCGCGGCCCGCAACGCCCCGCGGCATCGGGCGGTATGGGGCGCCATCGCCTTTGTCGCGGGAGCGACGGTGATCGACGCACTGGTCGCACGCGCGCTGGACAAAAGCACCGGCAGCGCCTTTCCAGCCCGAAGGGCGGCGAGATCATGGGGCGAGAGGTCATGGACCAACCCCGCTGCTCATTCAGATCGTCACCCCACAACGATCGAGCCGGACGAAATGCCCTTCATCCGCGCGCCCGAAGTGACCCATCATTGACAGGATGATCATCATGATCCGCAAGCTTGCCCTTCTCGCCGGAGCCGGGTTCATCGCCAAGAAGCTGCTCGACCGCTCGCGCGCAGATATGCCTTCCCCAAGCCAAAGCAGCACTCGGCTCCAGCCCCAGGCAGGGCCATCCACGGCCTCAGGAGGGCATGTTCCCTCCGATCTGCAAGGCGGCAGTCATCCCGACGGGACGGTGCGGGCGGAAGAACATTATCGTCCTGATCCCACCGCGCCAGTGCCGCCTGAAGACCGCGAAAGCTTGCGTCCGGTGACGGCTCCGGCCCCCCGCGATCCCCCCGGCCGCTGACGCGCTTTCACCAGGATGCAACTGGCGGCGATCCCCCGGCGTTATGTGCGCATGGCAACCAATGCGGCGCGTGCCTTCGGGTGATGATAGGCGGTAGATCTTCCTATGGTGATCGATATGCTGACGGCCGTACTGAGGGAGGTGCGGCTGAATGACGGGAATTTTCGATCGGATTTCGACGGGCAATAAAGGGCTGGATTCCGTGTTGGGCGGCGGACTGCCGGCGAAGCGACTATATCTGATCGAGGGGGCTCCGGGATCGGGCAAGACGACCTTGGCGCTGCAGTTCCTGCTGGAAGGCGTGAAGGCAGGCGAACCGGTCCTCTATGTCACACTTTCGGAAACGAGCGAGGAATTATCCGTAGTGGCCGCCTCCCACGGCTGGAGTCTGGATAATGTGAACCTGTTCGAACTGGCCTCCGCCGATTCCGTGCTAGGCGTCGGCCGCGATCAATCCATCCTTCATAGCTGGGAAATGGAGCTGGGCGGGATCATCGAACTGATTCGCGAAGAGGTAGGACGGGTAAAGCCCGCCCGGGTCGTGTTCGATAGCCTTTCCGAACTGCGGTTATTGGCGCAAGATCCGCTGCGCTACCGCCGCCAACTGCTATTCCTCAAACAATTCTTCGCGCGGATAGATACTACCGTTCTGCTCGTCGATGACCTCACGGGCGGGTCTGGTGTGCGCGATAATCATCTCCACAGCCTGTGCCATGGCGTCGTCACGTTGGAGCGGCTGACACTAGATTTCGGCGCTGCGCGGCGGCGGATGCAGATCCAGAAGATGCGCGGCGTCGATTTTGTCGCGGGCTATCATGACATGATCATTCGCAAGGGCGGCATAGATATTTTCCCCCGCCTGATCGCCGCCGACCATCACTCGACCTTCGTAGGCGAGCCGGTGCCAAGCAAGATCGCGGCTCTGGACGCGATATTGGGCGGAGGCCCGGCCCGCGGCACCAGCACTTTGATCAGCGGGCCCGCTGGCGCAGGTAAGACTACGCTGGCGCTGCAATATTTGATCGCAGCATGCGAACGGGGCGAAAATGCCGTCATCTACCAATTTGACGAACGTGTTGGCACGCTGATCGGCCGAGCCCGCCATTTCGGCATGGATCTTCAGGCGTTCATGGACGAGGGCAGGCTGGTGATCCGACAGGTCGATCCGGCGGAAATCACGCCGGGCGAATTTGCCGCCATGGTTCGGCAGGCGGTGGAGCAGGGGGACGCGCGCATCGTCCTGATCGACAGCCTCAACGGCTATGTCGCATCCATGCCGGAAGAGCAGCAGTTGATCCTGCAACTGCATGAACTGCTGTCCTATCTCAGCCACCGTGGCGTCGTGACCTTGCTGGTTAATCCGCAACAGGGCTTTTTCGGGACGATGAGCACCAATGGGCTAAATGTGTCCTACATCGCTGACATCGTCATCCTGCTGCGCTTCTTCGAGGCGGATGGGCGGATCCGAAAGGCGCTGTCGGTGGTCAAGAACCGCAGCGGCCCGCATGAGGATGCGATCCGCGAATTGCGTATCGATACCCAGGGTATCCGGGTCGGCGCCCCGCTGTCCGACTTCAGGGGCGTTCTGACGGGAACGCCGGAATATCTCGGCTCCACAACGCCGCTGATGGACGACCGGCCGGGCCGTGCATAAGCCCACATCTTCGGGCCTGCGGGTCCTTGTCAGTGCACCCTATGGCAGCGACGCGGAAAGCGCCGCCCAGCTGCTGCGCGGCGAAGGGCAGCGCGTCCTTGTCTGCCCCACTTTGCACGACATAGCCGAAGCGATCGACGAACAGGCGGGCGTCGTGCTGGTCACCGAAGAGGCGCTGTTCGCCGACCTGGGGCCGCTGCACCGCGCGCTGGAGGCGCAACCCGCCTGGTCCGACGTGCCCTTCATCCTGCTTGCAGGAAGACAGGCGGGCCGCCTGTCTTCCAGTGAGGCGGTGCGGCGGCGATTGCCTGAGAATGCCCTGAGCGTCATTTTGTTGGAACGGCCGGTCAGCGGTGAATCCTTGGTGAGCGCGGTCGCTTCGGCGATGCGCGCGCGGCAGAAGCAATTGCAGATCCGCGACCAGTTGGCCGCTCTGGATGCGGAGCGGAGCCGGCTGAATGCGCTGCTGGACAATCTGCCTGTCGGTGTCGGCTTTGTCGATCGCGACGGCAATACCCTTTTGTCCAATCCCGCCTTTCTCCGGTTTCTACCGAGCGGCGAAATACCCGCGCGCTTGCCCGATGCGGAGCAGCAGTGGGAGGGCTATGATGAAGAGGGGGGCCGCATCACCCGCGACCGCTTCGTCACCCCCCGTGCGCTCAAGGGCGAGCATGTGACGGGCGTTGAGTTTCTGCACCATCCGCCCACTGGAAAACCCGTCTGGACGCGGGTAAGCGGCGTGCCGCTGCGCGACGCCAGCGGCACGGTGACGGGCGCCATTTCCGTGATCGTCGATATCGATGAACAAAAGCGCGGGCAGCAGGCGCTTGCGCAAGCGGCGCAGCGGCTGGAGCAGGAGGTCGATGCCCGGACGCTCGAACTGCGCGAAGCGCTCGCGCGGCTTGAAGCCGAGGCTGAAGATCGCGCGCGCGCCGAAGAGGCCCTGCGCCAGGCGCAGAAGATGGAGGCGGTGGGTCAGCTGACGGGCGGCATCGCACATGACTTCAACAATATGCTGACCGGCATTATCGGCGCGATCGACATATTGAAGCGGCGGATCGCCAACGGCCGGCTGGAGGATCTCGATCGCTTCATGGACGCAGCCAGCACTTCAGCGCAGCGCGCCGCAGCGCTGACGGCGCGGCTGTTGGCCTTCTCGCGGCGGCAGTCACTCGACAGCAAACCAACCGACATCGGCAACCTTGTCCATTCGCTGGAAGATCTGCTGCGGCGCACGATGAGTGAATCGATCGAGGTACAGATCGTATCGGCGACTTCATTGCCGCCAGCCCTGGTCGACGCTAACCAGCTGGAAAGCGCCATCATCAACCTGGCGATCAACGCCCGCGATGCGATGCCTGATGGCGGGCGTTTGACGTTGGCCTGTGAGGAACAGGAGCTGGACGCGGCCTTCTGCGTGCGCAACCTGGGCGTCACGCCGGGCCGCTATGTGGTGGTTGCGGTGTCGGACACGGGCGTGGGTATGGATGCGGCAACCTTAGACAAGGTGTTCGACCCCTTCTTCACAACCAAGCCAATCGGCCAAGGAACCGGGCTTGGGCTGTCAATGGTCTATGGCTTTGCAAAACAGTCGAACGGACTGGTCCGCATCCACTCGACGTTGGGCGAGGGCACATCGGTCAAGATTTTTCTGCCGGTCGCTGATGCAGAACCCGAAGAGCAAACCGCGGAAAGCGCGCCGATCCATCATGGCGACGGGCAATCGGTGCTGCTTGTGGAAGATGATGAATCCGTGCGGCTGCTGGTGCGCGACGTACTTGAAGAGCTGGGTTACAAGGCGACCGAAGCGCCCGATGGGCAGCAGGCAGTGCGCATATTGGAGGATGGGCAACGGTTCGATCTCATGATTTCCGACGTCGGGCTGCCGGGGATGAACGGTAGGCAACTGGCGGAGATTGCGCGCGAGCATCTTCCCGATCTGCCCATCCTGTTCATCACTGGCTATGCCGAAAGCGCTGCGGTGCGTGGCGGCTTCCTGTCGAACAACATGCAGATGATTACCAAGCCGTTCCAGATCGAGATGCTCTCCGCCCGTATCCGGGAGATGCTGGAGAGCTGAGACTTTGCGACATCTTTCCTGCGACCAACTGCGCGCTGGGACGTTAACAGGCTAAGGAGCAGGATATGGCCGTCACTGGATGGAAACTGGATGAGACGGAGCGTCCCGGTTTATTGGAGCAGATCCCGCCGCTTTGGCCCGATGTCATCGCCGATCATATCACGCTGGACGCCAATGCGGCCGCGGACGACCCACCTCCGCCAGCTGAGTCGGCCGAGATCATTGGCAGCATCAGCGATGGCGAGGGACTGCAAGCGTTGATCGTCGCGGTAGGCGGCGTTACTGGCCGGCCCGATGGCGGCACCTATCACATCACCTGGTCGCTTGACCGCAGCAGGGGCCGGGAGGCGGTGCAGAGCAATGAGGTGATCGCTGATCTGGGATGGCGGCGATTGCCCGAGCCGGTGCCGATCCGCATCATTCCCGCCCGGTTCTAGACTATGCGGCTGTTCCTGCTGGGCGAGCGGGTGCGAGCCGAAGTAAAGGACTGAGAGATGAAGGATGCTGCTTCACTCCTGCCGATGATCGCAGTGGCCGCTGAACCGCTTCCGGACTTCAGCGACCCGGCTTTCGGGGCGCTGTTCGATCGCTTTGCGGATCGGCGCGTCGTGCTGCTGGGCGAGGCGAGCCATGGAACAAGTGAATTCTATCAGGCTCGCGCTGCCATCACCCGACATCTGATCGCCCATCATGGGTTCACGATCGTCGGGGTCGAAGCGGATTGGCCCGACGCGGCACGGGTCGATCATTATGTCCGTCATCGGGCGGGCGAGAGGGGAGGGACGGAGAAACCTTTCCAGCGCTTCCCGACCTGGATGTGGCGCAACACCGACATACAGGCGCTGATCCACTGGATGCACGACCATAATGGTAGGATTGCGGCGATCGAGGAGCGAGCCGGTTTTTACGGGCTCGACATTTACAATATGTCCGGGTCGATTGGAGCGGTGCTGGACTATCTTGACCGGGTCGATCCAGAAGCAGCAGCGGTGGCGCGCGAACGCTATGGCTGCCTGACCCCTTGGCAGAGTGATCCGGCCACTTACGGCCGCGCGGCGCTATCGCGCGGCTATGCCCAATGCGAGGCAGCGGTGATCGAACAATGCCAGTCCTTGCTGCGCAAGGAGCTGGATTATGCGCAGAAGGGCGGCGATGATTTCTTGGACGCGGCGCAAAATGCGCGGCTGATCGCGTCGGCCGAACGCTATTACCGGATTATGTATTATGGCGGCGCGGAAAGCTGGAACTTGCGCGACACCCATATGTTCGAGACGCTCGAAAATCTGCTGGAGGCCAAGGGGCCGGACGCGAAGGCGATCGTCTGGGCGCATAATAGCCATATCGGCGACGCGCGTCATACCGACATGGGCGCAACGCGGGACGAACTCAACATCGGCCAGTTGTGCCGGGAGCGTTTCGGCTCGGGCGTTGCGTTGATTGGCTTTGGCACCCATGGAGGCACGGTAGCGGCGGCCACCGACTGGGACGGCGATATGGAAGTGAAGCGGGTCAATCCCTCGCGAGCTGACAGCTATGAACGACTATTCCATGACAGCGGACTGTCGCGCTTTTTGTTGGACCTGACACCCGGTCGTCATGAGATGTTGCGCCGCAGCCTGTCCGAGCCGCGCCTCGAGCGGTTCATCGGCGTCATCTACCGGCCCGAAACCGAGCTTTGGAGCCATTATAGCCAAGCCAATATCGCTGAGCAGTTCGATGCTTTCGTCTGGTTCGACGAGACACGTGCGGTAACCCCGCTGGGGCCGGAGCATCATCGCGGCGTGCCGGAAACCTATCCCTTTGGAGAGTGATAGAGGCCATTTAGTAGTTCGACTGGCCTTGATAATTTTCGGCGACGTTATTCCCTGCTTCCTGATTTTCCTGCAGCTCTTCCCCATGCCAGATGTTGCGGGCGAAGAAGATGATCAGGATGATCGCGGCGATTACCAGAAGGACCAGCACGGCCGCCTTCCCTGGCTTGCGGGGCGGCGGCGGCGGTTCGGCGCGGTTCATAAGTAGTCAGCGGTTCCGGTCGAGATAATCGGCCACGGCGTTGACGTTGTGACCAACCCGTTCGACCGCATCCTCAAGCAATTGCCGGGAAGTCTGGAAGCGCTGCGACCAATATTGCACTTCCAGATCTGATTTGATCGACACATGTTTGAGGTCGCGGGGTACGGGTGGCGCCCGGTCGTCAAGCCGCGGTTGTATGTTCAAACTGGTCATGGCGGTTAGTTCCTGCGCTGTATCAGTCCTTATGCTTCGCACTGTCATGTGTGCCGCCGCTGTCCAGCATCTGGAGGTGATGTTGGACGACCGGCACGATCTGAGCGGCGGCCGCCTTTAGCGGCGCAGCGGAGCCGGTCGAGGCATAGCCCTGATGCAGGGCCAGTGCTTCCTTATGGGCTGCCTTTTGCTGCTGCCAATAAAGCTGGTCGCGGCCCTTGCCGCTTGCGTCGGTCAGCGCTGCGATCTTGCTCTTCTGGTCAGCGCTCATCTGCGGGGGAGCAGCCTTGACCCCTGCCTTGAGAGCTGCGGCCTTGACCATGGCGGTGCTCTTGGCGTGGTCGCGCACCATCATTGTGGCGAAGGAGCGAACCTTGGCATCCTTTGTCGTGCGCAGGACAAGCTTGCTGGAAGTCTGCTCGAAAAGGTCCCCCGCGCCAGCTGTGGCCACGTAGGTCGACGGGGTTTGGGCATAGGCCGCAATGGGCACGGCAGCAAGCAAGGATGCAATGATCAGCGATGTTTTGGGCATCATGAACTCCTCTCGGCGGTAGAGCGAGTTACGGGAAATGATGTTCCAGAGGCTGCGAGGAAAGTTCATAACCTGCATTATTGACCGCCGGATTCATTGCAAGCTTGCCCATTGGCGCAGGAACCAGAGCAGGGCCTCATCGGTCTGGGCAGGGAGAGGGGAAGCCTTCCCCGCGCTGAAACCATCTGCATCAGGAGAGCTTCGCATGGCCCGGAAGATCGGTGAGGACAAGGGTGCCAAAAGTGCTGCCCGCGAATTCGAGACCCAAACAGGCGCCGGGGGCGAACTGCATCAAATCGCGGGATCGTCGGGCGATGTCCTAACGACGCAGCAAGGGGTACCGATCGCCGACGACCAGAACAGCCTGCGGGTGGGAGAGCGCGGCCCGACGCTGCTGGAGGATTTCCACTTTCGCGAGAAAATCTTCCATTTTGACCATGAACGTATTCCGGAGCGTGTCGTGCATGCCCGCGGCTTTGGCGTGCACGGCACCTTCACCCTGAACGAGAGTCTGGAGGAGTTCACGACCGCTAAGGTGCTGACCGAAGTCGGCGAGAAGACGCCGATGTTCGTGCGCTTTTCGACGGTGGTCGGCAACAAGGGGTCCTTTGATCTCGCCCGCGATGTGCGTGGGTTCGCCGCCAAATTCTATACCAAGGAAGGCAATTGGGACATTGTCGCCAACAATATCCCGGTCTTCTTCATCCAAGATGCGATCAAATTTCCCGATCTGGTTCATGCCGCCAAGCAGACGCCTGATCGCGGTTTTCCCCAGGCGCAGACCGCCCATGACAATTTCTGGGACTTCATCAGCCTGACGCCGGAATCAATGCATATGATCATGTGGGTCATGTCCGACCGGGCTATCCCGCGGTCCTTCCGCTTCATGGAAGGGTTTGGCGTCCACAGTTTCCGCCTGATCAACGCTGAAGGGAAGGGCAGCTTCGTCAAATTCCATTTCAAGCCTAAGCAGGGTCTGCAGTCGGTGATGTGGAACGAGGCGCTTAAGATCAACGGCGCGGACCCTGATTTCCACCGCCGCGACCTGTGGGATGCGATTGATCTCGGCAGCCCGCCTGAATGGGACTTTGGCGTGCAGATTTTCGACGATGATTTCGCCGACCAGTTCGAGTTCGACGTGTTGGACCCGACCAAGATCATTCCCGAGGAGCAAGTGCCGGTGCGCCTCATCGGCAGCTTCGTCTTAGATGCGCGGGTCGAAAATTTCTTCGCCGAAACCGAACAGGTGGCTTTCTGCACGCAAAATGTCGTGCCGGGGATCGGATTTTCTAATGATCCGCTGCTTCAGGGCCGCAATTTCTCCTATCTTGACACGCAGCTGAAGCGGCTTGGATCGCCCAACTTCACGCACATTCCGATCAACGCCCCCCGTGGCTGCCCAGTGCATAATTTTCAGCAGGACGGCCATATGGCGATGAGCAATCCCAAGGGCCGGGTGAATTACGAGCCCAATAGCTGGGGCGGCCCGCGTGAGTCTCCCGATCGCGGCTATCGCCATTTCGCGGCAGGCGAAGCAGGACCAAAGCTGCAGATCCGCTCGCCCAGCTTCAACGATCATTACAGCCAGGCGCGGCAATTCTTCATCAGCCAGACGCCGATCGAACAGAAGCATATCGGCGATGCCTTGGTGTTCGAGCTGTCGAAATGCGAGCGCATCGACATAAGGCAGAAGATGGTCGCGCATCTGCGCAATATCGACGAAAAGCTGGCGACGGTGGTCGCAGGCGGCCTGGGCCTGTCCAAACTACCTGATCCCGCCCCGGCCGCCGCCGCGCCGCGAACCGACCTGCCGCCCTCGGAGGCGCTCAGCATCGTCCGCAACGGCCCGGAAAGTTTCGCTGGCCGCAAGCTCGGCATATTGGTCAGCGATGGCGCGCCGGTCGCGTTGGTGAAGGCGCTGACCCAGGAGGTGAAGCAGCTTGGCGCCGTCTATGAAATCATCGCGCCGAAAATCGCGGGCGCGGTGCTAGACGATGGCACTTTAGTCGAAGGGAAGCAGAAGATCGATGGCGGCCCTTCGGTTCTTTACGACGCCGTCGCTCTCATCCTCTCCTCTGATGGCGCAGCGCAGTTGGCGCAGGACAAGGCGGCCAAGGATTTCGTCAGCGACGCTTACGCCCATTGCAAGTTCATTGCCTATGTCGATGACGCGCTGCCGCTGATTGATCGTGCGGGGGTCAGCGAAGCTGAC encodes:
- the htpG gene encoding molecular chaperone HtpG → MTNPTDVAPETRPFEADVAKLLHLMVHSVYSDKDVFLRELISNAADACEKLRYESLSDPALAASEGAKVTVTLDPDARQIIVEDNGIGMSEAELAEALGTIARSGTKAFMDRIASAKEAEGTQLIGQFGVGFYSAFMVADRVDVFSRRAGSDQAAHWSSDGLGAYSVQPADVAQAPDHGTRVILHLKDDAASYTERYRTQQIIKDQSGHVPVPIFLKEKPDAEAEQVADGAALWTKPKSEISAEEYTDFYRSVAGQFDQPALTLHYRAEGLHEYAVLAFIPEMKPFDLFDPDRTGRMKLYVRRVFITDEAEILPRYLRFVRGLVDSSDLPLNVSREMIQQSPVLAAIQKGVSNRILSELEKLSANDGEAYIKFWDNFGAVLKEGLYEDFARREQLLGLARFKSTVSGEGWRSLKDYAEGMKENQTAIYYATGSDLDRLASSPQLEGFRARGIEVLLLTDQVDSFWVSAGVDYDGKPFKSVTQGLADLGLIPLGEGETAAPAASEEVTGFITFAKDLLKDEVSDVRASERLTESPVCLVAAEHGMDRQLEKLLAAAGRGGAASAPVLELNPRHALIAKLSALQDDSALREDAARLLLDEARIADGELPADPRAFAERLGRVMARALG
- a CDS encoding ATPase domain-containing protein, whose translation is MTGIFDRISTGNKGLDSVLGGGLPAKRLYLIEGAPGSGKTTLALQFLLEGVKAGEPVLYVTLSETSEELSVVAASHGWSLDNVNLFELASADSVLGVGRDQSILHSWEMELGGIIELIREEVGRVKPARVVFDSLSELRLLAQDPLRYRRQLLFLKQFFARIDTTVLLVDDLTGGSGVRDNHLHSLCHGVVTLERLTLDFGAARRRMQIQKMRGVDFVAGYHDMIIRKGGIDIFPRLIAADHHSTFVGEPVPSKIAALDAILGGGPARGTSTLISGPAGAGKTTLALQYLIAACERGENAVIYQFDERVGTLIGRARHFGMDLQAFMDEGRLVIRQVDPAEITPGEFAAMVRQAVEQGDARIVLIDSLNGYVASMPEEQQLILQLHELLSYLSHRGVVTLLVNPQQGFFGTMSTNGLNVSYIADIVILLRFFEADGRIRKALSVVKNRSGPHEDAIRELRIDTQGIRVGAPLSDFRGVLTGTPEYLGSTTPLMDDRPGRA
- a CDS encoding erythromycin esterase family protein gives rise to the protein MKDAASLLPMIAVAAEPLPDFSDPAFGALFDRFADRRVVLLGEASHGTSEFYQARAAITRHLIAHHGFTIVGVEADWPDAARVDHYVRHRAGERGGTEKPFQRFPTWMWRNTDIQALIHWMHDHNGRIAAIEERAGFYGLDIYNMSGSIGAVLDYLDRVDPEAAAVARERYGCLTPWQSDPATYGRAALSRGYAQCEAAVIEQCQSLLRKELDYAQKGGDDFLDAAQNARLIASAERYYRIMYYGGAESWNLRDTHMFETLENLLEAKGPDAKAIVWAHNSHIGDARHTDMGATRDELNIGQLCRERFGSGVALIGFGTHGGTVAAATDWDGDMEVKRVNPSRADSYERLFHDSGLSRFLLDLTPGRHEMLRRSLSEPRLERFIGVIYRPETELWSHYSQANIAEQFDAFVWFDETRAVTPLGPEHHRGVPETYPFGE
- a CDS encoding PAS domain-containing hybrid sensor histidine kinase/response regulator, coding for MHKPTSSGLRVLVSAPYGSDAESAAQLLRGEGQRVLVCPTLHDIAEAIDEQAGVVLVTEEALFADLGPLHRALEAQPAWSDVPFILLAGRQAGRLSSSEAVRRRLPENALSVILLERPVSGESLVSAVASAMRARQKQLQIRDQLAALDAERSRLNALLDNLPVGVGFVDRDGNTLLSNPAFLRFLPSGEIPARLPDAEQQWEGYDEEGGRITRDRFVTPRALKGEHVTGVEFLHHPPTGKPVWTRVSGVPLRDASGTVTGAISVIVDIDEQKRGQQALAQAAQRLEQEVDARTLELREALARLEAEAEDRARAEEALRQAQKMEAVGQLTGGIAHDFNNMLTGIIGAIDILKRRIANGRLEDLDRFMDAASTSAQRAAALTARLLAFSRRQSLDSKPTDIGNLVHSLEDLLRRTMSESIEVQIVSATSLPPALVDANQLESAIINLAINARDAMPDGGRLTLACEEQELDAAFCVRNLGVTPGRYVVVAVSDTGVGMDAATLDKVFDPFFTTKPIGQGTGLGLSMVYGFAKQSNGLVRIHSTLGEGTSVKIFLPVADAEPEEQTAESAPIHHGDGQSVLLVEDDESVRLLVRDVLEELGYKATEAPDGQQAVRILEDGQRFDLMISDVGLPGMNGRQLAEIAREHLPDLPILFITGYAESAAVRGGFLSNNMQMITKPFQIEMLSARIREMLES
- a CDS encoding DUF4142 domain-containing protein, translated to MPKTSLIIASLLAAVPIAAYAQTPSTYVATAGAGDLFEQTSSKLVLRTTKDAKVRSFATMMVRDHAKSTAMVKAAALKAGVKAAPPQMSADQKSKIAALTDASGKGRDQLYWQQQKAAHKEALALHQGYASTGSAAPLKAAAAQIVPVVQHHLQMLDSGGTHDSAKHKD
- a CDS encoding nuclear transport factor 2 family protein — translated: MDPSIDLAIRLRRAAFNRALAEGDLTAIGPLLAQDAVLVTGSDSAVLSGRKAQLLAWKQEFAAPDRTIYTRTPTSILPSPVEPIALEHGEWTGVAAESGTPVASGTYSAKWRNIGGDWMIEAEIFVTMA
- a CDS encoding cupin, which encodes MQVETYLMAEHDWVPNNGRLPVILYRRALAPASCEETASAFEDAFARHGWPAQWRDGIYDYHHYHSTAHEVLGIAAGSARLMIGGPGGREVKVSAGDALLLPTGTGHCSLESSEDFLVVGGYPDGQKWDICRNAPDPVARERMAALPFPASDPIAGADGPLNEHWRAAL
- a CDS encoding DUF3606 domain-containing protein, translating into MTSLNIQPRLDDRAPPVPRDLKHVSIKSDLEVQYWSQRFQTSRQLLEDAVERVGHNVNAVADYLDRNR